The following proteins are co-located in the Patescibacteria group bacterium genome:
- a CDS encoding glycosyltransferase family 2 protein — protein MRVVAVIAGYNEEARIADAVRDALAYVPFAVVVDDGSRDKTGEVASKAGAHVLTHILNRGQGASLQTGMDYALNVLGAEAIVHFDADGQMRGGEIPLMLEPIMKGEADVVLGSRFLGREAENMPGLRRAMILLGVLFTRGLSGIKVTDTHNGFRAFSRNAGLSVRISLDRMAHASEILDIIVNKRLKYVERPVTIRYSEETLQKGQSTLKAMATATDILKKKLVG, from the coding sequence ATGCGCGTGGTGGCGGTTATTGCTGGCTATAACGAAGAAGCGCGGATTGCAGACGCAGTTCGCGATGCTTTGGCGTACGTGCCATTCGCGGTAGTTGTCGATGACGGGAGTCGAGACAAGACCGGCGAGGTTGCTAGTAAAGCCGGTGCGCATGTGCTGACGCATATATTAAACCGCGGCCAGGGGGCGTCGCTCCAAACTGGCATGGACTACGCGCTTAACGTTCTTGGCGCGGAGGCGATTGTGCATTTTGACGCTGATGGGCAGATGCGGGGAGGTGAGATTCCGCTGATGCTCGAACCAATCATGAAGGGCGAGGCTGACGTGGTGCTCGGCTCTCGTTTTCTTGGGCGCGAAGCGGAGAATATGCCAGGACTTCGCCGAGCGATGATCCTGCTTGGAGTTCTGTTTACGCGCGGACTTTCTGGCATTAAAGTGACCGATACTCATAACGGCTTTCGAGCTTTCTCGAGGAACGCCGGTTTGTCGGTTCGTATTTCACTCGACCGCATGGCGCATGCTTCAGAGATTCTCGACATTATTGTGAACAAGCGTTTAAAGTACGTCGAGCGTCCCGTGACCATTCGCTACAGCGAGGAGACGTTGCAGAAGGGACAATCAACGCTAAAAGCAATGGCTACGGCTACCGATATTTTGAAAAAGAAACTTGTTGGCTAA
- a CDS encoding NAD-dependent epimerase/dehydratase family protein, which translates to MDKKNVLVTGGAGFIGSFLCDVLLKEGNHVICVDDFSTGHVRNIESLLRNPDFQFLKLDISVPFDLETFPELEPFKVKFLGVQEIYHLALPTAVKGFEKYRMPALLTNSLGTKNVLDLAVKYKSRALLTSSATVYGARDASIKAGIDESELGVLDHLNPRACFNEGKRFAETMFTTYADVYGLDCKIARIFRTFGPRMPLFQGHQIPDFILNVLDGQPIVIMGDENSTTTLAYVTDVVDGLTRLMRAEKGIGPVNLGSDVEVKISDIAKQIMTLTESEEVAISYEAQAAHMVPLGLPSLNKAREKLGWIPLVRTEDGLKKAIDYVRANKVLLTNGGNIG; encoded by the coding sequence ATGGATAAAAAAAATGTCTTGGTTACGGGAGGCGCAGGATTTATTGGATCGTTTTTGTGCGACGTGCTTCTCAAAGAAGGGAATCACGTCATCTGCGTCGATGACTTTTCTACGGGGCATGTTCGCAATATTGAATCGCTTTTGCGCAATCCCGACTTCCAGTTTTTGAAGCTCGACATTTCCGTTCCGTTCGACCTTGAGACCTTTCCGGAGCTCGAACCATTTAAAGTAAAATTTCTCGGTGTCCAGGAAATTTATCATTTGGCCCTGCCCACAGCCGTAAAAGGTTTTGAAAAGTATCGGATGCCGGCTTTGCTCACTAATTCATTGGGTACTAAAAATGTTCTTGATTTGGCGGTTAAATATAAGTCGCGTGCCCTTTTAACTTCCTCGGCTACAGTTTATGGCGCCCGTGATGCGAGCATAAAAGCAGGGATTGATGAGTCAGAGCTCGGCGTGCTAGATCATTTGAACCCCCGTGCCTGCTTTAACGAAGGCAAACGCTTCGCAGAAACCATGTTCACCACTTATGCGGATGTTTACGGATTGGATTGCAAGATTGCCCGTATCTTTAGGACCTTCGGTCCGCGCATGCCGTTGTTCCAGGGCCACCAGATTCCAGATTTTATTTTAAATGTGCTTGACGGACAGCCAATTGTAATCATGGGCGATGAGAACTCAACGACAACACTGGCCTATGTCACAGATGTGGTAGACGGTTTGACGCGTCTGATGCGGGCGGAGAAGGGGATTGGTCCCGTAAATCTTGGCAGCGATGTTGAGGTGAAAATTTCAGATATCGCCAAACAGATCATGACGCTGACGGAAAGTGAGGAAGTGGCGATTAGTTATGAGGCTCAGGCAGCCCACATGGTGCCGCTTGGTCTCCCATCCTTGAATAAAGCTCGTGAAAAGCTTGGTTGGATTCCGCTCGTTAGGACTGAGGACGGACTTAAGAAAGCAATAGATTACGTTCGTGCTAATAAGGTTCTTTTGACGAATGGTGGAAATATAGGTTAG
- a CDS encoding DUF2304 domain-containing protein encodes MIFQIILVSFAAYAIYKTWKQYSKKEASKYWAIAFTLLWIVVIAVALVPNLANIVANFVGIGRGADVIVYSAIVVLTFTVYRLMIAQQKLSAEMTSLVRAVAIENVKKPNE; translated from the coding sequence ATGATTTTCCAAATCATCCTTGTTTCATTCGCTGCGTACGCCATTTATAAAACGTGGAAGCAGTATTCCAAAAAAGAAGCTTCCAAATATTGGGCCATCGCCTTCACGCTTTTGTGGATCGTCGTTATCGCGGTCGCGCTCGTGCCGAACTTAGCGAACATTGTTGCTAACTTTGTTGGCATCGGCCGCGGCGCAGACGTCATTGTCTACTCTGCCATTGTGGTCCTTACGTTCACCGTGTATCGGCTCATGATTGCCCAGCAGAAGCTGTCCGCGGAGATGACATCGCTTGTGCGGGCGGTAGCCATTGAGAACGTCAAAAAGCCCAACGAATAG
- a CDS encoding S8 family peptidase — protein sequence MRFLGNVAICFVMAGLLTPPLCVLAKTPNDPYLAEQWYLRLINVEAAWDTSVGDGSVIVAVLDTGVDLDHPDLVHNLWKNTNEIPGNGLDDDRNGYVDDVEGWDFVDHDNSPVPKGTIPDANSSALATSHGTLISGIIGAATNNSIGYAGINWHVRIMPLRILDEQGGGGEEEATSAIRYAVKNGAKVINLSFVGDVSGSALRQAVIDAYHAGVTITAALGNDGRDVNSSPVYPACFRSETEDWVIGVAATDESDSETEFTNFGNACADLSAPGTNIQGLTLSDGDTGLFGTQLSWDGTSAASPMVAGAAALMLSAFPTLTVDQVRTAIKLSVDPVKVTLSGPGSLGVGRLNIARALSVAQSLAGTAPAGPLPVAPIPSTTKPPAASSGGLTGDSAYSFIALGAAPGEPPNVRVYKADGTPYAEFYVFAPTFLGGVRVGLADLTGDGVPEVIASAGKGGGPQIRIFTATGALIRSFFAFDEKTRQGVSVALGDVDGDFSDDIVAVVGAGVSTDAVVFGQDGVEKFRFPVVGFAADTPLTATVADIDEDYDQEMVFGALSGIPRVAVYDNDGKALVDFLAYAPTMTYGISLSSGDFDGDDRDEIVTAPRAPGASNIRIFNKIGAVWGQFWVGDQSSKTGAVVAVSDIDVDGKEDIVVAPEHGAGEVQVFTSHGNIMGTLGSKLIGSLGTSLGAW from the coding sequence ATGCGCTTTCTTGGGAACGTCGCGATCTGTTTTGTGATGGCGGGGTTATTAACCCCGCCTTTGTGCGTCTTGGCAAAAACCCCGAACGATCCATATCTTGCTGAGCAGTGGTACTTGCGCCTGATTAATGTTGAGGCCGCTTGGGATACGTCGGTCGGTGATGGCTCGGTGATCGTGGCCGTTCTTGATACTGGGGTGGATCTTGATCATCCAGATTTAGTCCACAATCTTTGGAAGAACACTAATGAGATTCCGGGCAATGGCCTGGATGATGATCGGAACGGATATGTTGATGATGTCGAAGGTTGGGATTTTGTGGATCATGACAATTCTCCGGTTCCCAAGGGGACTATTCCGGACGCGAATTCTTCAGCGCTTGCTACATCGCACGGAACTCTGATCTCCGGCATTATTGGAGCAGCCACGAATAATAGTATTGGTTACGCGGGAATTAATTGGCACGTTCGTATCATGCCGCTCAGAATTTTAGATGAACAAGGCGGCGGGGGAGAAGAGGAGGCGACCAGCGCTATTCGTTACGCGGTGAAAAATGGGGCGAAAGTAATTAATCTCAGTTTTGTGGGGGACGTGTCTGGTTCGGCTTTGCGGCAGGCGGTGATTGATGCTTATCATGCCGGGGTGACCATTACGGCCGCGCTCGGGAATGATGGAAGGGATGTGAACAGCTCGCCGGTCTACCCGGCCTGTTTCAGATCAGAAACGGAGGATTGGGTGATCGGCGTGGCCGCTACTGACGAGAGTGATTCTGAAACTGAATTCACTAATTTTGGAAACGCCTGTGCGGATTTAAGCGCGCCCGGCACGAATATTCAGGGTTTAACTTTGAGTGACGGAGACACTGGATTATTTGGTACCCAGCTTTCTTGGGATGGCACGTCCGCCGCTAGCCCAATGGTGGCCGGAGCCGCCGCCTTGATGCTTTCAGCTTTCCCAACGCTGACGGTTGATCAAGTCAGGACTGCCATCAAGCTGTCGGTTGACCCGGTGAAAGTGACCTTATCTGGTCCGGGTTCGCTAGGCGTCGGCCGATTGAATATCGCTCGCGCGCTATCCGTGGCTCAATCATTGGCGGGCACCGCCCCGGCCGGACCACTCCCAGTTGCGCCAATTCCTTCAACCACTAAGCCGCCAGCGGCGAGTAGTGGCGGTTTGACTGGAGATTCGGCATATTCGTTTATTGCCCTCGGCGCAGCGCCTGGCGAGCCGCCGAACGTCAGAGTATATAAGGCTGACGGTACGCCATATGCAGAGTTCTATGTTTTTGCGCCAACTTTTCTGGGCGGTGTTCGGGTGGGCCTGGCTGATCTGACGGGCGATGGTGTTCCTGAGGTTATTGCTTCGGCTGGAAAAGGCGGCGGTCCACAGATACGAATTTTCACCGCTACTGGCGCACTCATTCGTTCGTTCTTTGCTTTTGATGAGAAAACAAGACAAGGAGTCTCTGTGGCCCTGGGTGATGTGGACGGGGATTTTTCGGATGACATTGTAGCCGTGGTTGGGGCCGGAGTCAGCACTGATGCTGTGGTGTTCGGCCAAGATGGTGTAGAGAAATTCCGGTTTCCGGTGGTCGGGTTCGCCGCCGACACTCCGCTCACCGCCACGGTGGCTGACATTGATGAGGACTATGATCAAGAAATGGTGTTTGGCGCCTTGTCTGGAATCCCCCGTGTAGCCGTGTATGATAATGATGGAAAAGCTTTGGTGGATTTCTTGGCATATGCGCCAACCATGACTTATGGCATCTCACTGTCGTCCGGCGACTTTGACGGCGACGATCGAGACGAGATTGTGACCGCCCCGCGTGCGCCAGGGGCCTCCAATATCCGCATCTTTAACAAGATTGGTGCGGTATGGGGACAGTTCTGGGTGGGTGATCAATCTTCTAAAACCGGCGCGGTGGTAGCCGTTTCAGACATAGATGTAGACGGTAAAGAGGATATTGTGGTGGCCCCAGAACATGGCGCCGGTGAAGTACAGGTTTTTACTTCGCATGGGAATATAATGGGCACACTTGGCTCTAAACTTATCGGCTCTTTGGGCACTTCACTTGGAGCTTGGTAA